A single Lynx canadensis isolate LIC74 chromosome D2, mLynCan4.pri.v2, whole genome shotgun sequence DNA region contains:
- the LOC115527211 gene encoding cytochrome P450 26C1: MFPWGLSCLSVLGAAGTALLCVGLLLSLAQHLWTLRWTLSRDRASALPLPKGSMGWPFFGETLHWLVQGSRFHSSRRERYGTVFKTHLLGRPVIRVSGAENVRTILLGEHRLVRSQWPQSAHILLGSHTLIGSVGEPHRQRRKVLARAFSRAALQRFVPRLQGVLRREVRSWCAARRPVAVYQASKALTFRMAARILLGLRLDEAQCAELARTFEQFVENLFSLPLDVPFSGLRKGIRARDQLHRYLEEAIAEKLHEDKAAELSDALDMIIHSTRELGHELSVQELKETAVELLFAAFLTTASASTSLVLLLLQHPAAVAKIRQELAAQGLGRACGCAPGAAGGGAGPRPDCGCEPDLSLAALGRLRYIDCVVKEVLRLLPPVSGGYRTALRTFELDGYQIPKGWSVMYSIRDTHETAAVYGSPPEGFDPERFGAAGEESRGACGRFHYIPFGGGARSCLGQELAQAVLQLLAVELVRTARWELATPAFPAMQTVPIVHPVDGLRLFFHPLAPSAARDGLRL, encoded by the exons ATGTTCCCCTGGGGGCTGAGCTGCCTGTCAGTGCTGGGGGCAGCGGGCACCGCTCTCCTGTGCGTCGGCCTGCTGCTCAGCCTGGCCCAACACCTCTGGACGCTCCGCTGGACGCTGAGCCGGGACCGGGCCtccgccctgcccctgcccaagGGTTCCATGGGCTGGCCCTTCTTCGGCGAAACGCTGCACTGGTTAGTTCAG GGCTCTCGCTTCCACAGCTCCCGCCGGGAGCGCTACGGGACAGTGTTCAAGACGCACCTGCTAGGCAGGCCGGTGATCCGCGTGAGCGGCGCCGAGAACGTGCGCACAATCCTGCTGGGCGAGCACCGCCTGGTGCGCAGCCAGTGGCCGCAGAGCGCGCACATCCTACTGGGCTCGCACACCCTGATCGGCTCAGTCGGTGAGCCGCATCGGCAGCGGCGCAAG GTCCTGGCTCGAGCGTTTAGCCGTGCGGCGCTGCAGCGGTTCGTGCCCCGCCTGCAGGGGGTGCTACGGCGCGAGGTGCGCTCCTGGTGCGCGGCCCGCCGGCCGGTTGCTGTCTACCAGGCCTCCAAGGCTCTTACCTTTCGCATGGCTGCGCGCATCTTACTGGGGCTACGGCTGGACGAAGCGCAGTGCGCGGAGCTGGCCCGGACCTTTGAGCAGTTTGTAGAGAACCTCTTCTCGCTGCCCCTGGACGTACCCTTCAGCGGCCTGCGCAAG GGCATCCGGGCACGAGACCAGTTACATCGGTACCTGGAGGAGGCCATCGCAGAGAAGCTTCATGAAGACAAGGCTGCCGAGCTGAGTGACGCCCTCGACATGATTATCCACAGCACTAGGGAGCTGGGCCATGAGCTCTCAGTGCAGGAGCTGAAG GAGACGGCTGTGGAGCTCCTCTTCGCCGCCTTCCTCACCACGGCCAGTGCCAGCACGTCCCTCGTCCTGCTGCTACTGCAGCACCCGGCGGCCGTCGCCAAGATCCGGCAGGAGCTGGCGGCGCAGGGGCTGGGGCGCGCTTGCGGCTGCGCGCCGGGGGCCGCGGGGGGCGGCGCGGGGCCCCGGCCCGACTGCGGCTGCGAGCCTGACCTCAGCCTGGCGGCGCTGGGCCGTCTGCGCTACATCGACTGCGTGGTCAAGGAGGTGCTGCGCCTCCTGCCGCCCGTGTCCGGGGGCTACCGCACTGCGCTGCGCACCTTCGAGCTCGAC GGCTACCAGATTCCCAAGGGCTGGAGCGTGATGTATAGCATCCGGGACACGCACGAGACGGCCGCAGTGTACGGCAGTCCGCCTGAGGGCTTCGACCCCGAGCGCTTCGGCGCGGCGGGCGAGGAGTCGCGGGGCGCCTGCGGCCGCTTCCATTACATCCCCTTCGGCGGCGGAGCGCGCAGCTGTCTCGGCCAGGAGCTGGCACAGGCCGTGCTCCAGCTGCTGGCGGTGGAGCTGGTGCGCACGGCGCGCTGGGAACTGGCCACGCCTGCCTTCCCCGCCATGCAGACCGTGCCCATCGTGCACCCGGTGGACGGGCTGCGGCTCTTTTTCCACCCGCTCGCGCCTTCGGCGGCGCGAGATGGGCTACGCCTCTGA
- the LOC115527334 gene encoding cytochrome P450 26A1, giving the protein MGLPALLASALCTFVLPLLLFLAAIKLWDLYCVSSRDRSCALPLPPGTMGFPFFGETLQMVLQRRKFLQMKRRKYGFIYKTHLFGRPTVRVMGADNVRRILLGEHRLVSVHWPASVRTILGSGCLSNLHDSSHKQRKKVIMRAFSREALQYYVPVIAEEVGTCLEQWLSCGERGLLVYPQVKRLMFRIAMRILLGCEPRLANGGDAEQQLVEAFEEMTRNLFSLPIDVPFSGLYRGMKARNLIHARIEENIRAKICGLRAAEAEAEAGGGCKDALQLLIEHSWERGERLDMQALKQSSTELLFGGHETTASAATSLITYLGLYPHVLQKVREELKSKGLLCKSNQDNKLDMEILGQLKYIGCVIKETLRLNPPVPGGFRVALKTFELNGYQIPKGWNVIYSICDTHDVADIFTNKEEFNPDRFMLPHPEDASRFSFIPFGGGLRSCVGKEFAKILLKIFTVELARHCDWRLLNGPPTMKTSPTVYPVDDLPARFTRFQGET; this is encoded by the exons ATGGGGCTCCCGGCGCTGCTGGCCAGTGCGCTCTGCACCTTCGTGCTACCGCTGCTGCTCTTCCTGGCCGCGATCAAGCTCTGGGACCTGTACTGCGTGAGCAGCCGCGACCGCAGCTGCGCGCTCCCTTTGCCCCCCGGAACTATGGGCTTCCCCTTCTTTGGGGAAACACTGCAGATGGTGCTACAG CGAAGGAAGTTCCTGCAGATGAAGCGCAGGAAATACGGCTTCATCTACAAGACGCATCTGTTCGGGCGGCCCACAGTGCGGGTGATGGGCGCCGACAACGTGCGGCGCATCTTGCTCGGGGAGCACCGGTTGGTGTCGGTTCACTGGCCCGCGTCGGTGCGCACCATCCTGGGCTCCGGCTGCCTCTCCAACCTGCACGACTCCTCGCACAAGCAGCGCAAGAAG GTGATTATGCGGGCCTTCAGCCGCGAGGCGCTCCAGTACTACGTGCCGGTGATCGCGGAAGAAGTGGGCACTTGCCTGGAGCAGTGGCTGAGCTGCGGCGAGCGCGGCCTCCTGGTCTACCCCCAGGTGAAGCGCCTCATGTTCCGCATCGCCATGCGCATCCTGCTGGGCTGTGAGCCCCGACTGGCGAACGGCGGGGACGCGGAGCAGCAGCTGGTGGAGGCCTTCGAGGAAATGACCCGCAATCTCTTCTCGTTGCCCATCGACGTGCCCTTCAGTGGGCTGTACCGG GGCATGAAGGCGCGCAACCTCATCCACGCGCGCATAGAGGAGAACATTCGCGCCAAGATCTGCGGGCTGCGGgcggcggaggcggaggcggaggcgggcGGTGGCTGCAAAGATGCGCTGCAGCTGTTGATCGAGCATtcgtgggagaggggagagaggctggacaTGCAG GCACTAAAGCAATCTTCAACCGAACTCCTCTTTGGAGGACATGAAACCACAGCTAGTGCAGCCACGTCTCTGATTACTTACTTGGGGCTCTACCCCCACGTTCTCCAGAAGGTTCGAGAGGAGCTCAAGAGTAAG GGTTTACTTTGCAAAAGCAATCAAGACAACAAGTTGGACATGGAAATTTTGGGACAGCTTAAATACATTGGGTGTGTTATTAAAGAGACCCTTCGACTGAATCCCCCAGTTCCAGGAGGGTTTCGGGTCGCTCTTAAGACTTTTGAATTAAAC GGATACCAGATTCCCAAGGGCTGGAATGTTATCTACAGTATCTGTGATACTCACGATGTGGCAGATATCTTCACCAACAAGGAGGAATTTAATCCTGACCGATTTATGCTGCCTCACCCAGAGGATGCGTCCAGGTTCAGCTTCATTCCATTTGGAGGCGGCCTGAGGAGCTGCGTAGGGAAAGAGTTTGCAaaaattcttctcaaaatatttacagTGGAGCTGGCCAGGCATTGTGACTGGCGGCTTCTAAATGGACCTCCTACAATGAAAACTAGTCCCACCGTGTACCCTGTGGATGATCTCCCTGCAAGGTTCACCCGTTTCCAGGGGGAAACCTGA